AGCGGGTCGCCCTCGTACCCGAATCGTGTAAAAAGCTGGTGCAGGCGGGGGTCCAGGTGGCGGTGGAGAGCGGCGCCGGGGAAGCGGCGTTCTTCTCCGACGATTCCTACCGCGAGGCCGGTGGGGGGATCGAGACCGACGTCACCGGACTGCTGGGGAGCGCCGACCTCGTCCTCAAGGTGCAGCCTCCCGATCTCCATCCGACACTCGGCCGGCACGAGGCGGACATGATGCGGGAAGGGGCGATGCTCCTCGGCACGCTGGTCCCGGTGCGCTATCCCGACGTGGTGGAGAAACTTGCGGCGCGGAAGATCAGCGCGTTCTCCACCGACCGGATTCCCCGCATCTCACGGGCGCAGTCCATGGACACGCTTTCCTCCATGGCGAACATCGCAGGGTACAAGGCAGTGCTGATCGCGGCCAACACGCTGCCGAAGTACTTCCCGATGCTCATGACCGCGGCCGGTACGGTCTTTCCCGCCAAGGTCTTTGTGATCGGCGCGGGCGTGGCGGGACTCCAGGCGATTGCCACCGCGCGGCGCCTGGGCGCCTCCGTGGAGGCGACCGACACGCGCCCGGCAGTCAAGGAGCAGGTGGAGAGCCTGGGCGCGCGCTTTGTCGGCGTCGAGACCGCGGAGAGCGCCCAGGACGTTTCCGGCTACGCAAAGGAGCTCTCCCCGGAGTTCTACCGCAGGCAGGCGGAGCTCATCGCCTCGCGCTGCGCCGCCGCCGACGCCGTCATCACGACGGCGCTGATCGGAGGCGTGAAGGCGCCAAAGCTCATCACCGCGGAGATGGTGCGGGCGATGCGGCCGGGCTCGGTGATCGTGGACCTGGCCGCCGAGGCCGGCGGCAACTGCGACCTGACCCGGCCCGGCCAGACCGTCGTGGAGCACGGGGTGACGATCTGCGGGCCGCTCAACCTGCCGGCGGAGCTGCCGTGGCACGCGAGCACCCTGTATTCGCGGAACCTGACCTCGTTCGTGCTGGCGTTCTGGAAAGACGGACGGTTCGACTTCAACCTGGACGACGAGATCCTCCGCGGCGCACTGGTGACGCATCAAGGCGAAGTGCGGCGCGCCTGAAAGGGAAGGAGACTCATCCGTATGAGCACGGATCTTGAACTGGGCTTGTACATCTTCGTCCTGGCGACGTTCCTCGGTTTCCAGGTCATCCGCCGGGTGTCGCCGCTTTTGCATACTCCGCTGATGTCGCTTACCAACGCCATCTCGGCCATCGCGGTCGTCGGCTCCATCCTGGTGGCCGGCGAGCAGAAGACCACCCTCTCCACCGTCCTCGGAACCCTGGCGGTAACCTGCTCGATGATCAACATCGTCGGCGGCTATCTCATCACCTACCGGATGCTGCGGATGTTCAGGAAGAGCGGGAAGGACAAGTCATGATCGACTCGTTCATCCCCCTGATCTACCTTGCCGCCGCGATTTCGTTCATCCTCGCCCTGATGTGGCTCTCCGCGGTGGCCACGGCGCGCCGCGGAGTGATCATCGGCGTCGCGGGGATGGCGCTGGCGGTGTGCGGGACGCTGCTCAAGCCCGAGATCGTGAGCTACCGCTGGATCGCGATCGCGTTCGTGGCGGGCACCGCCATCGGCGTTCCTATGGCGATGATGCCGATGACCGCCGTGCCGCAGCGAACCGCGCTTTCCCACGCCTTCGGGGCGCTGGCGGCGGGACTGGTGGGCACCGCCGAGTACTACCTGCGGACGCCCAACCTCGACCGCTTCACCATGGGTGCCCTGTCCCTCGAGGTGCTGCTGGGTTTTCTCACCTTCACGGCGTCGCTGATGGCCTTCGGAAAGCTGCAGGAGATCCTTCCCACGAGGCCGATCACCTACCGCCACCAGAACGTCCTCAACCTGGCGCTGATCGGACTCGCCGTGGCCGCCGGCGCGTACCTGACCGCGCGGCCGGAGGCCACCCGGCTGTTCCCCGTTTTCGGGGCGATGGCGCTGGTATTCGGCGTGTTGCTCATCGTCCCCATCGGCGGGGCGGACATGCCCACGGTGATCTCGCTGCTGAACTCCTACGCAGGGCTGTCAGCCGCGGCCATGGGGTTCGTCCTCAACAACAAGCTGCTGATCATCGCCGGTGCGCTGGACGGCTCCTCGGGCTTCATCCTTTCGGTGATCATGTGCAGGGCGATGAACCGTTCGTTCACCAACGTGCTGTTCGGGGCGTTCGGCCAGGTGCAGGCGGGGGCCGCGGCCACGCCTTCGCTGCGCACGGTCCGCAGCGCGACGCCCGACGAGGCCGCCGGCATCCTCCAGGCGGCGAGCCTGGTGATCGTGGTTCCCGGCTACGGGATGGCGGTCGCCCAGGCGCAGCACAAGGTCCGCGAGATGTACGACGTCCTGACGAAGGCCGGCATCGAGGTGAAGTTCGCCATCCACCCGGTGGCGGGACGCATGCCCGGGCACATGAACGTTCTCTTGGCCGAAGCTGACATCCCGTACGACAAGCTGATGGAGATGGACGACGTCAACTCCGAGTTCCCGCAGGCCGACGTGGCGCTGGTCATCGGCGCCAACGACGTCACCAACCCGGCGGCGCGCCACGACCGGGGAAGCCCGATCTACGGGATGCCGATTCTCGACGTGGACAAGGCGCGCACGGTGATGGTGATCAAGCGCAGCATGAACCCGGGGTTCGCAGGGATCGACAACGAGCTGTATTCCATGGACCGAACGCTCATGGTCTTCGGCGACGCCAAGGGGGTCGTGGGGGACATCGTCAAGGAACTTGCCGTGGGCCGGTAACCTCGGTTTGATTTTTTCATCCCTGCATTCGGGTAGTCGGGCCTAACCAGCGAGTATCGTTTCAGGTTCGTTGTAGGAAAGCATTCCCGGTCGGCGAAACGCACGACAACCTGCACGCCCACCGCGTGGAGCTCCTGATCCTCCGGGAGCTTTACCGGCGGTATCCCGGGAAAGTCGCCATCGGGATGGAGATGTTCCGGGAGCCGGACCAGGAGATCCTGGACCGGTGGACGAAGGGGGAGCTCCCGGAGCTCGAGTTCCTGAAGGCGACGCTCCCCGAGGTCGGCCTGCCTGACCCGTATCAGCGCGCGGCCATGAAAGCGGTCTACGGCGCCCACCTGCCGTCCGAAGGGATGTTCGAAGCGTTCTTCCGGGTTCAGCTCCTCTGGGAGGAGACGATGGCGGTGCGCGTCGTCGACTACCTCCGGAGAATGCCGATGCCCTACGCCATCGTTCTGCCCGAGGAGATCAACATCCCCGCCGACTTCGTCTGGTGGGTTCCGTACGAAGGGCTGGAGGGGAAGCGGGTGGCGATGGGCGTCCGTCTCGTGGAGAAGGACAACGAGGTTCTCGTGGAAGGGGTTATGCAGGGCTCTCCCGCGGAAAAGGCGGGAATCCTGACGGGCGACCGGATCTTCTCCTTCGACGGGTAAAAGGGGAAGGATGTCACGGACGTGTTCCTGCGCGTGCGGGAAAAGAAGGAGGGGGATGAGGCAATGGTGGCCGTCCGCCGGGACGGCGTCGAGAAATCGCTCCGGGTGAAGTTCTTCCCGATCCCCGGCAAGAAGCCGCACCGGTGTGAACGAAGCCGCCGCCTTCTACGTCGGCGCGGCGATCTGCCTGGTGGCCTTCGGAAGCCTGCTGCTGGCGAGGCGGCCTGAAGCTCCTGTGGTGGCCGGCCGGCGTATAAGCAACGGCGCGCGGTCGCGATAATGATATTTTTCCCGGAGGGAGATAAAATGGTTTTTCATTCCGCTCCAGGAGGACCGATGAGCCCGGACCGCGAGCATGAACACCGGGGATATTTATCGAACATGAACGCGAGCAGCCGCTGTGTTTCGGCGGATCCGATGGGGGGGGGTCGAGAAACCGCGCCGCTCACACGCACGATGTTCCGGCGCGGGAATTGCGCAAGCGACCCATCGCTTCGGACCCCATTTGATGTAGCGTGCGGGCTGCATTGCTTCGAGCCCAGCTCCCGTTAACGGGCGGCGTGCGCGATGGATCCCCTGGCGCCGCTGGAGTCCTTCTATGACATGGGCCGTGGAAAGGTTTTTCCTCTGACCCCCGAGCTTACGGCGCTCTACGGTTCCCTCCGATTCCCGGCGCACGAAGACCGGCCGTACGTCATTGGCAACTTCGTCACCACACTGGACGGCGTTGCTTCTCTTTCCGCCCCCGGCCTGGCGGATGGGGGCCCCATCAGCGGTTCCAACCCGCACGACCGGATGGTCATGGGACTGCTGCGGTCGGTCGCCGACGCGGTGATCGTCGGCGCCGGGACGCTTCGCTCCGAACCACGGCACCTCTGGACCGCGGAGTACGTCTGCCCGGCGCTTTCCGACTCGTACCGGCAGCTGCGAGCCGCGTTGGGGAAGAACGACCCCCCGTTGAACGTCATCGTCACCGCGCGCGGCGAGATCGATCCGGGCCTTCCCGTCTTCCGGTCCGGGACAGTGAAAGTGCTGGTCGTTACGACCCCGGAGGGCGCCGACCGGATCCGCAAACGCGACCTTCCCCCCTCCGTCGTCATCGGGGAAGTGAAGAATGAGGGCGCAATCAGCGCCCGGGCGATTCTTTCCGCGGTCGGCCGTCTCCTCCCCGGGGAAATCTTCCTTGTCGAGGGCGGACCGCGGTTGATGGGAAATTTCTTCGCCGAGAAATGCCTGGATGAGCTTTTTTTGACGCTCGCTCCGCAAGTTGCCGGGCGGGATGGGTCCGTCGAGCGTCCCGGATTCGTTGCGGGGAAGCGTTTTGGCCCGGAGCGTCCCCTCTGGGGATCGCTTGCCGGGGTGAAACGTGCCGGCAGCCACCTGTTTTTGAGGTATGTGTTTGCGACGGAGGCATCCGTATAACGTTTCACAAACGGGTTTTTCACGCGGCATACTTGAATCCATGCCGTTCATTGTTCGAATGGGCGCCAATGCCATCGCTATCCTGCTGATCGCCTACCTGCTTCCGACTGTGATGTCGGCCGACGGACCGATGGCGGCGCTCGCCGTGGCTTTCGTGGTGATCAACGGATTGCTCCTGTGGCTCGTCTCCGCCATCGTCCCCGACCTCCACGTCAATGGGTTCCCTCGTAGGAAGTTTCTTTTTTCGCTTTCTAACCAAGAGGGCACTTCCCTCCGGTTGGCCGCCAACCCGAACTCCACGCACACGTCGGGCGTCGAGGTGAAAGGGGAGGATGGGAGAAGTCCGGTCCCCGGTCGCCTTCCTGCGGTCCGTAAGTCCTTGGAAATGGATCGGGGAAGAAGTGGTCGAAAAGCGGTGGAGACCGCCCGGGGAGTTTCAGGGACCTTCGCGCCGGCCGACGTGGTCTTTGAATCTTGCGGATGACCGGTACGGCAAGCCCCTCTGAGCCATAACAAATCCGAACTAGCGGAAAAGTACAAGGGACACAAGGGCGCCGCCGAGCACGATCCAAATCGTGTCAATCTTGACGAATCGCTGCACCGCAAAAGCGGCCGTGGCCATTGCAATGGCAGAAATATCGACCAGAGTATCGACGCCCAGTTTGATCAGGACGACTACGAGAGTACCGAGAAATGCCGCAACGATACCACCGATGACTTGCTTGACGTAGCCCACCTGGCCGGCTTTGGCGTATGGCGCAGCGACGATCGTCGTCATGGCCCAGGCGGGAAAGTACATGTTCACCATGCCTGCCAGAGCCCCCGCAACGCCGGCCACCTTGTACCCTATGAACGTGCCGATAATCGTCACCGGGCCGGGGGTAATCAGGCTCAGGGCCAACGCGACGGCGAACTGCTGGTTGGTCAACCAAGCGAATTGGTTGACCACAGTGTCCTGGATGAAAGGAAGCATGGCATAACCGCTGCCGAAAACCAGCGCTCCGATCCGCAGGAACCTGGCGCCCATTTGCATCAACTCAGGGCGCAGGCGAATGAGGAGCAGGTCTGCGGTGAGGACCAGGGACAAACAGACGACCAACAGGGTCACGTCTCTCCCATGGAGGGGCAGGGGCACCTGGCTGCAGGCGGAAACGTAATCCGATTCAGCGGGTGGCCCCGCTTTGCTTAGCGACTGCCGGGTGGTGTCGGCGCCGAGGTTGCCGGATGCCAATCCCCCCTTCTTCCACAGACCGCTCCAACCGCCCGTCCAGCGGGCCAGGAGCGGGAAGCGGCGAAGGAGAAGAACCATGAGCAGGCTGGCGCCGCCGGCGATGAGCAGTATTTTTACGACCCCCATTTGGAACCAGAAAACCAGGGCAAAACCGGCAAAAGCCATCAGCCAGTGGAAAACCGTCTTTACGCCTGATCTCCAGAGGTTGAGGATGGTGTTGAAGACAAGACCGATCACGAGTGCTCCCAGGCCGCGAAACAGACCGGAAACGACGGGCATCTCGCCATACTTCAGATAGAGGTGAGAGAGCAGCAGCATGAGCAGAAAGCAGGGGGTCAGAAAGCAAACCGTGGCCACCGCAGCCCCCGGTAAACCGCGCAGGCGAAAGCCCAAATAGGACGAAAGATTTACCGTAGGCGCGCCGGGCAGGAGTTGGACGAGCCCGAGCCCTTCCATGTACTCATCGTCGGTGAACCATCTTCTCTTTTCGGTCACCCAGCTCTTGGCCTCTCCCAGAGCAGCCAGGCTGAAAGAGGACAGCCCGATTCCCAGAAAAGTGCGGGCGATGTGCCAGAGCTTGACCCGCGACACTTCACACCACGCAACCGGGTTTTGAGCATCCATACCCATGTGGAGTTACCCCATGAAACCGGACACTCGCCAGGACGTGCAGGTGGGGATGCCCGTTCCAAAACTCCCCGGCGGTCTGGATGCCAAGCAGCGGGTCGGGAGTTCGGGTCTTCCCAGGCGCGCCAGTCTTTTACTTACCTGGTCAATATCGGCATCCCGAAAAGGGGCCAGATGGTAAACAGCGCTATCGCAAGAATAATCATCAATAGAATGGAAGGAATAATACCGTATTTGAAGAATTCACCGCCGGTAAACTGCCCTGAGGCGTAGGCAATGGCATTCGGTGCGGCGCCGATCAA
This is a stretch of genomic DNA from Candidatus Deferrimicrobiaceae bacterium. It encodes these proteins:
- the chrA gene encoding chromate efflux transporter, which codes for MGMDAQNPVAWCEVSRVKLWHIARTFLGIGLSSFSLAALGEAKSWVTEKRRWFTDDEYMEGLGLVQLLPGAPTVNLSSYLGFRLRGLPGAAVATVCFLTPCFLLMLLLSHLYLKYGEMPVVSGLFRGLGALVIGLVFNTILNLWRSGVKTVFHWLMAFAGFALVFWFQMGVVKILLIAGGASLLMVLLLRRFPLLARWTGGWSGLWKKGGLASGNLGADTTRQSLSKAGPPAESDYVSACSQVPLPLHGRDVTLLVVCLSLVLTADLLLIRLRPELMQMGARFLRIGALVFGSGYAMLPFIQDTVVNQFAWLTNQQFAVALALSLITPGPVTIIGTFIGYKVAGVAGALAGMVNMYFPAWAMTTIVAAPYAKAGQVGYVKQVIGGIVAAFLGTLVVVLIKLGVDTLVDISAIAMATAAFAVQRFVKIDTIWIVLGGALVSLVLFR
- a CDS encoding dihydrofolate reductase family protein, giving the protein MGRGKVFPLTPELTALYGSLRFPAHEDRPYVIGNFVTTLDGVASLSAPGLADGGPISGSNPHDRMVMGLLRSVADAVIVGAGTLRSEPRHLWTAEYVCPALSDSYRQLRAALGKNDPPLNVIVTARGEIDPGLPVFRSGTVKVLVVTTPEGADRIRKRDLPPSVVIGEVKNEGAISARAILSAVGRLLPGEIFLVEGGPRLMGNFFAEKCLDELFLTLAPQVAGRDGSVERPGFVAGKRFGPERPLWGSLAGVKRAGSHLFLRYVFATEASV
- a CDS encoding Re/Si-specific NAD(P)(+) transhydrogenase subunit alpha, which encodes MKIAVVREIREGEKRVALVPESCKKLVQAGVQVAVESGAGEAAFFSDDSYREAGGGIETDVTGLLGSADLVLKVQPPDLHPTLGRHEADMMREGAMLLGTLVPVRYPDVVEKLAARKISAFSTDRIPRISRAQSMDTLSSMANIAGYKAVLIAANTLPKYFPMLMTAAGTVFPAKVFVIGAGVAGLQAIATARRLGASVEATDTRPAVKEQVESLGARFVGVETAESAQDVSGYAKELSPEFYRRQAELIASRCAAADAVITTALIGGVKAPKLITAEMVRAMRPGSVIVDLAAEAGGNCDLTRPGQTVVEHGVTICGPLNLPAELPWHASTLYSRNLTSFVLAFWKDGRFDFNLDDEILRGALVTHQGEVRRA
- a CDS encoding phage holin family protein codes for the protein MGANAIAILLIAYLLPTVMSADGPMAALAVAFVVINGLLLWLVSAIVPDLHVNGFPRRKFLFSLSNQEGTSLRLAANPNSTHTSGVEVKGEDGRSPVPGRLPAVRKSLEMDRGRSGRKAVETARGVSGTFAPADVVFESCG
- a CDS encoding NAD(P)(+) transhydrogenase (Re/Si-specific) subunit beta, producing MIDSFIPLIYLAAAISFILALMWLSAVATARRGVIIGVAGMALAVCGTLLKPEIVSYRWIAIAFVAGTAIGVPMAMMPMTAVPQRTALSHAFGALAAGLVGTAEYYLRTPNLDRFTMGALSLEVLLGFLTFTASLMAFGKLQEILPTRPITYRHQNVLNLALIGLAVAAGAYLTARPEATRLFPVFGAMALVFGVLLIVPIGGADMPTVISLLNSYAGLSAAAMGFVLNNKLLIIAGALDGSSGFILSVIMCRAMNRSFTNVLFGAFGQVQAGAAATPSLRTVRSATPDEAAGILQAASLVIVVPGYGMAVAQAQHKVREMYDVLTKAGIEVKFAIHPVAGRMPGHMNVLLAEADIPYDKLMEMDDVNSEFPQADVALVIGANDVTNPAARHDRGSPIYGMPILDVDKARTVMVIKRSMNPGFAGIDNELYSMDRTLMVFGDAKGVVGDIVKELAVGR
- a CDS encoding NAD(P) transhydrogenase subunit alpha; translation: MSTDLELGLYIFVLATFLGFQVIRRVSPLLHTPLMSLTNAISAIAVVGSILVAGEQKTTLSTVLGTLAVTCSMINIVGGYLITYRMLRMFRKSGKDKS
- a CDS encoding ChaN family lipoprotein, giving the protein MRVVGPNQRVSFQVRCRKAFPVGETHDNLHAHRVELLILRELYRRYPGKVAIGMEMFREPDQEILDRWTKGELPELEFLKATLPEVGLPDPYQRAAMKAVYGAHLPSEGMFEAFFRVQLLWEETMAVRVVDYLRRMPMPYAIVLPEEINIPADFVWWVPYEGLEGKRVAMGVRLVEKDNEVLVEGVMQGSPAEKAGILTGDRIFSFDG